From a region of the Mucilaginibacter auburnensis genome:
- a CDS encoding TetR/AcrR family transcriptional regulator: MSSAIDQQDIKREKILEAAYQRFLHYGYAKTTMNEIAGDLSFSKALLYYYFPDKSQLYIAVMRKLATDYLDKLASQIHGFDDLKSAFVYQINIQHNFIVDNYNFFDYFRVNEQNLPETIWDIIGEIHNAETDLLTSAIRAEVEKGRIKPVENPEAVIDLLLDALHGVRVRSASYKKNTFPKKEHLEEIRSKRLLLAEIFIKGLN, from the coding sequence TTATCAACGATTTTTGCATTATGGTTACGCTAAAACAACCATGAATGAAATTGCGGGTGATCTTTCTTTTTCAAAAGCACTGTTATATTATTACTTTCCCGACAAAAGCCAGCTATATATAGCCGTTATGCGCAAGCTGGCAACTGACTATTTAGACAAGCTTGCGAGCCAAATCCACGGATTTGATGATCTGAAAAGCGCTTTTGTTTATCAAATAAATATTCAACATAATTTTATAGTTGATAACTATAACTTCTTTGACTACTTCAGGGTGAATGAACAAAATTTACCCGAGACCATTTGGGATATAATAGGAGAGATACACAACGCGGAAACGGACCTGCTCACATCAGCTATAAGGGCTGAAGTAGAAAAGGGTAGAATAAAGCCTGTTGAAAATCCTGAAGCTGTTATTGACCTTTTATTGGATGCGTTGCATGGTGTAAGGGTAAGATCAGCATCATATAAGAAAAATACCTTTCCCAAAAAAGAGCACCTGGAAGAGATAAGAAGTAAGCGATTATTGTTAGCTGAAATATTTATTAAAGGGCTTAATTAG
- a CDS encoding nucleoside recognition domain-containing protein encodes MALNYIWVSFFIIAFIIALVKLFFLGDTDAFSLLVDGMFNSSKSSVMDIALPLVGNMALWLGIMNIGEKAGAINLMSRIVGPFLSRLFPEVPKEHPATGQMMMNFSANMLGLDNAATPLGLRAMDSLQTLNPNKETASNAQIMFLVLHTSGLQLLPVTIIAQRFILNAKDPADVFLPCVIATYVATVVGMIAVAIKQKINLFDRVIMAWLGGLTGFIFLLVWYFNTFLTKDEISLVSKIISNTLLYAIPVIFILGGLRKKINVFEAFIDGAKNAFDVSVKIIPYLVAMLVAISVFRASGALDYLNDGLRWMVAGLGLDTRFVDAMPVAYMKPLSGSGSKAMMIDTMKTFGPDSFAGRLGSIFNGSADTTFYIVALYFGSVGIKNSRYAIPAGLIADLAGVIAAIFVAYLFFA; translated from the coding sequence ATGGCATTAAACTACATCTGGGTATCGTTTTTTATTATAGCTTTTATTATCGCTTTAGTAAAGTTGTTTTTTTTAGGCGATACGGATGCTTTCAGCTTGCTGGTTGACGGAATGTTTAATTCGTCGAAATCATCCGTGATGGATATTGCCCTTCCACTTGTAGGCAATATGGCGCTTTGGCTGGGCATAATGAACATCGGCGAAAAAGCTGGTGCTATCAATCTGATGTCTCGAATTGTTGGGCCTTTCTTATCCAGGCTTTTTCCTGAAGTCCCGAAAGAGCATCCGGCAACAGGGCAAATGATGATGAACTTTTCTGCTAACATGCTGGGTTTAGATAACGCAGCCACCCCGTTAGGTTTAAGGGCTATGGACAGCCTACAAACTTTAAATCCCAACAAAGAAACAGCATCTAATGCTCAAATAATGTTTTTGGTATTACATACCTCGGGCTTGCAATTATTACCGGTTACAATTATAGCGCAACGTTTCATTTTAAATGCCAAAGACCCTGCGGATGTATTTTTGCCATGTGTTATTGCAACTTATGTAGCTACGGTTGTTGGTATGATAGCGGTAGCCATAAAGCAAAAAATAAACCTGTTTGATAGGGTAATTATGGCCTGGCTTGGCGGCTTAACCGGATTTATTTTTTTACTGGTTTGGTATTTCAACACCTTTTTAACTAAAGACGAAATTAGCCTTGTATCTAAAATTATAAGCAATACTTTACTTTATGCAATACCTGTAATATTTATATTAGGAGGATTAAGAAAAAAAATAAATGTATTTGAAGCTTTTATAGACGGCGCTAAAAACGCTTTCGACGTTTCGGTAAAGATCATTCCCTACCTTGTTGCTATGTTAGTCGCAATAAGCGTTTTCAGAGCCAGCGGAGCATTAGATTATTTAAACGATGGTTTGAGGTGGATGGTTGCGGGCTTAGGATTAGATACACGTTTTGTTGATGCTATGCCTGTTGCTTACATGAAACCCCTAAGTGGATCAGGGTCTAAGGCTATGATGATAGATACTATGAAAACTTTTGGCCCTGATAGTTTTGCCGGACGTTTGGGAAGTATTTTTAACGGATCGGCGGATACAACCTTTTATATAGTGGCATTATATTTCGGGTCAGTTGGGATAAAAAACTCACGATATGCCATACCGGCGGGGCTAATTGCTGACCTGGCTGGTGTGATAGCCGCAATTTTTGTTGCTTACCTCTTTTTTGCGTAA
- a CDS encoding 3'-5' exonuclease, with amino-acid sequence MKLNLIRPLAFFDLEATGINIGADRIVEISVIKLYPDGSEEAKIWRVNPGIPMPLEASLIHGIYDEHIKDEPFFEALAVDISEFIGDSDLAGYNSNKFDIPMLMEEFLRCGVAFDLDNRHFIDVQNIFHQMEQRTLKAAYKFYCEKEIINAHSAEADTRATMEVLLAQLERYANVEWEDKKGNKSVPVVNDVAALHKFTNLHRPVDFAGRLAYNDAGEEVFNFGKHKGKKVEDIFNIEPSYYSWMMQGDFPLYTKRKLEEIYARMNAKKQAERQQKHIQPKPAQTTPNGNVHQNTGQAFKKPDNQHTNYNQPYKKKDEPAKPVDDDMLKLLANKFKKG; translated from the coding sequence ATGAAATTAAACCTTATACGCCCACTTGCCTTTTTTGACCTTGAAGCTACGGGTATAAATATTGGTGCCGACCGGATAGTTGAAATATCGGTTATAAAACTATACCCAGACGGATCAGAAGAAGCTAAAATCTGGCGCGTTAATCCGGGTATACCAATGCCGTTAGAGGCATCGCTTATTCATGGTATTTATGATGAGCATATTAAAGATGAACCTTTTTTTGAAGCGTTAGCTGTCGACATAAGCGAGTTTATTGGCGATAGCGACCTTGCAGGTTATAACTCTAACAAGTTTGATATACCCATGCTAATGGAAGAGTTTTTACGCTGTGGTGTTGCCTTTGACCTTGATAACAGGCATTTTATTGATGTGCAAAACATTTTCCATCAAATGGAGCAACGCACCTTAAAGGCCGCGTATAAGTTTTATTGCGAAAAAGAAATTATCAACGCCCACTCTGCCGAGGCTGATACACGCGCTACTATGGAAGTTTTACTTGCGCAGTTAGAACGCTACGCCAATGTAGAATGGGAAGATAAAAAAGGCAATAAAAGTGTTCCGGTTGTTAATGATGTAGCCGCGCTACATAAATTTACCAACCTGCATCGCCCGGTTGATTTTGCAGGACGTTTAGCTTATAACGATGCCGGCGAAGAGGTTTTTAACTTCGGCAAACATAAAGGCAAAAAGGTAGAAGACATTTTTAATATTGAACCAAGTTACTATTCATGGATGATGCAGGGCGATTTCCCGCTTTACACCAAACGTAAACTGGAAGAAATTTATGCCCGCATGAATGCTAAGAAACAGGCGGAACGCCAGCAAAAACATATTCAGCCCAAACCGGCACAAACAACGCCTAACGGTAACGTGCATCAAAATACGGGTCAAGCTTTTAAAAAACCAGACAATCAGCATACTAACTACAATCAACCTTACAAGAAAAAGGATGAGCCGGCCAAGCCCGTTGATGATGATATGTTAAAGTTGCTGGCTAACAAATTTAAAAAGGGTTAA
- a CDS encoding DUF3857 domain-containing protein — translation MKSALFTFILFLISSLALNAQDFQFGNSNQDEFNMKKYAKDTSAHAVVLNEFGDARITMTSNDDIRLVYKYHVRIKIFDNEGLKHGTVEIPLYIGKQVWEEVDDIEGITISTDASGAVKTQELKKAQIFTVDLNKTYKAVRFAMPALVAGSIIEYRYTVTTPYFEDFHDWQFQSDIPKVKSQYEAHIPGFWQFNALKRGYLELTTNQSSIDRECFSVRGSKADCAHFVYGMKDIPAFIEEDYMTAPKNFISAIYFELYEYSNPYDGVKTRLAKEWKDVDNQLKRDEYFGLQIKKKDIFKDKIAAIIAGQPDELGRAKAVYAFIQKNMKWNDFIGFGSESVRKAFDAHTGTSGDINLALVAALASANINVEAVLISTRSHGEVNKLYPVITEFNYVLAKANIDGKSYLLDATDPLLAFGMLPMRCLNDQGRVMSLDKPSYWIDIKTPNSQSITRVLDLALNTDGKLKGKITFYSKGYSGYQKRQAIKKFNSVDEYVENMDEKLPKIKIKNFTVSGVDTLDATISEVYEVEIDAYESMNHEKLSFNPFIFGQITTNPFKLNERSYPVDWGMPSDERFILNVKLPDGYTIENPPQNTTVALPNQGGLFAVVYSAVDNTFSLSHVTQFRKSIYMPQEYPYLKELYNKIILSEKSEMIFKKKI, via the coding sequence ATGAAGTCTGCTCTCTTTACATTTATCCTGTTTCTAATCAGTTCATTAGCGCTTAACGCTCAGGATTTTCAATTTGGCAATTCCAACCAGGACGAGTTTAATATGAAAAAATACGCCAAAGACACCTCGGCACATGCAGTGGTGTTGAATGAATTTGGCGATGCCCGCATAACCATGACCAGCAATGATGATATAAGGCTGGTTTATAAATACCATGTAAGAATAAAAATATTCGATAATGAGGGTTTAAAGCACGGTACGGTTGAAATACCACTTTATATTGGAAAGCAGGTGTGGGAGGAGGTTGATGACATTGAAGGGATAACTATATCAACTGATGCTTCTGGTGCTGTAAAAACGCAGGAATTAAAAAAAGCACAAATTTTTACTGTTGACCTCAATAAAACGTATAAAGCTGTAAGATTTGCAATGCCGGCTTTGGTTGCCGGCAGTATAATAGAGTACAGATACACGGTAACAACACCATATTTTGAAGACTTTCATGATTGGCAATTTCAAAGTGATATACCGAAAGTGAAATCACAATATGAAGCACATATACCGGGGTTCTGGCAATTTAACGCTTTAAAGCGTGGTTACTTAGAACTAACAACTAATCAATCATCTATAGATAGAGAGTGTTTTTCGGTACGTGGATCAAAGGCTGATTGTGCCCATTTTGTTTACGGTATGAAAGACATCCCTGCTTTTATAGAGGAGGACTACATGACGGCGCCAAAAAATTTCATATCCGCAATTTATTTTGAGCTCTATGAGTATTCAAATCCGTATGATGGCGTGAAAACAAGATTAGCTAAAGAATGGAAGGATGTTGATAACCAACTTAAGAGAGATGAATATTTTGGGCTGCAGATAAAAAAGAAAGACATTTTCAAAGATAAAATAGCCGCTATAATTGCAGGGCAACCAGATGAATTGGGTAGGGCAAAAGCTGTTTATGCCTTCATACAAAAAAATATGAAGTGGAACGATTTTATAGGTTTTGGTAGCGAAAGTGTACGGAAAGCATTTGACGCCCACACCGGCACATCCGGAGATATTAACCTGGCATTGGTTGCCGCGCTGGCCTCAGCCAATATAAATGTGGAAGCCGTGTTGATCTCTACCCGTAGCCACGGCGAAGTTAATAAGCTATATCCGGTTATTACAGAATTTAACTACGTATTGGCTAAAGCTAATATTGACGGCAAAAGTTATTTGCTGGATGCTACAGATCCGTTATTAGCGTTCGGGATGTTACCTATGCGTTGTTTAAACGACCAGGGTAGGGTAATGAGTCTTGATAAGCCGTCGTACTGGATCGATATAAAAACACCAAATTCGCAAAGCATTACACGCGTGCTTGATCTGGCTCTTAATACAGACGGTAAGCTCAAAGGTAAAATAACGTTCTACTCAAAAGGATATTCAGGCTATCAAAAAAGACAGGCTATAAAAAAATTTAACTCTGTTGATGAGTATGTAGAGAATATGGATGAGAAGCTCCCTAAAATAAAGATCAAAAATTTCACTGTCAGTGGGGTAGACACGCTTGATGCAACAATAAGCGAAGTATACGAAGTAGAGATTGACGCCTATGAAAGCATGAACCATGAAAAGTTGAGCTTTAATCCGTTTATATTCGGACAAATTACCACCAACCCTTTCAAACTCAATGAGCGTAGTTACCCGGTTGACTGGGGAATGCCGTCAGACGAGAGATTTATATTAAATGTAAAGTTGCCTGATGGATATACAATAGAAAACCCGCCTCAAAATACCACAGTAGCGTTGCCTAATCAGGGAGGATTGTTTGCTGTTGTGTACTCGGCAGTTGACAACACATTTTCTTTGTCGCACGTAACACAGTTCAGAAAATCAATTTATATGCCTCAAGAGTACCCCTACCTAAAAGAGTTATATAATAAGATCATCCTGTCTGAAAAAAGCGAAATGATATTCAAAAAGAAAATATGA